One part of the Nymphaea colorata isolate Beijing-Zhang1983 chromosome 8, ASM883128v2, whole genome shotgun sequence genome encodes these proteins:
- the LOC116258506 gene encoding UDP-glycosyltransferase 708G1-like, translating into MAGNGGAHVVILPSAGMGHLSPFIHLASVLSNHGICVTFITTLPTVTAAESDRLNSFLSSNPHIRPLPFHPTPVSTDKVSNPFTIQTESIRHSPALLRSLLADAGPFSAFISDIAVASCTTDIAASLSIPNYILFTSSATMLALVACFPATAEIATSSAAADFTITGVGPFPGYCLDPALRDPNNLFVTHFMDNGRALSKAAGILINTLYEMEDASIKALNDGAVVAGFPSVFSIGPLVFDGEAMPEEGGHDQVLEWLDQQQERSVAYVSFGSRNALSSNQILELAAGLERSGCRFLWVVKTKDVDIDEDGGAVLEELLPGGFLERVKGRGMVVNRWVRQEAVLAHPAVGGFVNHCGWNSVTEAVWHGVPIFAWPLTADQMMNATVVEKSGGGVWERSWRGGEGLVVKGEEIGKRLKEWMEDVRLRDKAGEIKQKARRAVGSGGSSEIALMEVMKRWT; encoded by the coding sequence ATGGCCGGCAACGGAGGAGCTCATGTTGTCATCCTTCCCAGTGCAGGCATGGGCCATCTCTCCCCTTTCATTCACCTGGCCTCCGTCCTTTCCAACCATGGCATCTGCGTCACCTTCATCACCACCCTCCCCACCGTCACCGCCGCTGAGTCTGATCGACTCaactccttcctctcctccaaCCCCCACATCCGTCCTCTGCCTTTCCACCCCACTCCCGTCAGCACAGACAAGGTATCCAACCCTTTCACCATCCAAACTGAATCCATCCGCCATTCCCCTGCTCTCCTCCGCTCCCTCCTCGCCGACGCCGGCCCCTTCTCGGCTTTCATCTCCGACATCGCCGTCGCATCCTGCACCACCGACATTGCCGCCTCGCTTTCCATCCCCAACTACATCCTCTTCACCTCCTCCGCCACCATGCTTGCATTGGTAGCCTGCTTTCCGGCCACTGCGGAGATCGCCACCAGCTCAGCAGCGGCCGATTTCACGATAACCGGCGTCGGCCCCTTCCCCGGCTACTGTCTAGACCCTGCCCTGAGGGACCCCAACAACCTCTTCGTCACCCATTTCATGGACAATGGCAGGGCCCTCTCGAAGGCAGCTGGGATCCTCATCAACACGCTGTATGAAATGGAGGACGCTTCTATCAAGGCTCTGAATGATGGAGCCGTGGTTGCAGGCTTCCCGAGTGTCTTCTCCATAGGGCCATTAGTATTCGACGGTGAAGCCATGCCTGAAGAGGGCGGCCATGACCAAGTACTAGAATGGTTAGACCAGCAGCAGGAGAGGTCTGTGGCGTATGTCAGCTTTGGCAGCCGCAATGCCTTGAGCTCGAACCAGATCTTGGAGTTGGCCGCTGGTCTAGAGAGGTCAGGCTGCAGGTTCTTGTGGGTGGTGAAGACGAAGGACGTCGATATAGACGAAGATGGAGGCGCAGTGCTAGAGGAGCTTCTGCCCGGCGGCTTTCTCGAGAGGGTGAAGGGAAGGGGGATGGTTGTGAACAGGTGGGTTCGACAGGAGGCGGTCTTAGCTCACCCTGCAGTGGGTGGCTTCGTGAACCACTGCGGTTGGAACTCTGTCACAGAGGCAGTGTGGCATGGCGTGCCCATATTCGCTTGGCCCCTGACAGCAGACCAGATGATGAATGCCACGGTGGTGGAGAAGAGCGGAGGTGGGGTTTGGGAGAGGAGCTGGAGAGGGGGAGAAGGGCTGGTGGTGAAGGGAGAGGAGATTGGTAAGCGTTTGAAGGAGTGGATGGAGGATGTGAGGCTCAGAGACAAGGCCGGAGAAATCAAACAAAAGGCGAGGAGAGCAGTTGGTTCAGGAGGGTCGTCGGAGATTGCATTAATGGAAGTCATGAAGAGATGGACCTAA
- the LOC116258502 gene encoding pentatricopeptide repeat-containing protein At3g20730-like, which yields MPLCLYQLGYLLSLKNRSRIASFGVLNLVSRRFGNHGHVVKDDLTGRPLPLLEICRQSQDIESLRQTHAHACVHGLSNDNVLGTKILGCYANYGYLDEARRVFDLISHRDSHPWDTAILGYFRKGFFQEVLGLYSGMKEEVGIGSFACTFAFKSCAELGCLRVARGIHGDSLKLGFDKDRFVGASLINCYMNCRFLYDAQKVFDAISHRDVVICTAMISGFLQNSAELGAWMACRIAFDMQTEGILPNRVTLMSLLKAASRLESLSIGKSIHCYAIRMGRDTDDEVFETCLIEMYMSCGAEGISRYLFSNAKTKSVVTWNVMITSYIQCGRPSDAFEVFHLMKNEGNVSPDAITLSNLVLGCTHLKCIREGLSIHGYIIRRGVLLDLVGNTALIEMYAFSKSISIARKMFDEMETRDAVLFNVMLAAYLRFMLVNEAFSLFTTMGSIGVKPNVVTVLNLLSGCLVLPNLQEGSQIHGMTIKCGYDLDTAVTNQIIDLYAKHGHLADARALFNRTSPKDLISWTSMMMGYVNQGHAGEALNLFSVMHGTGQKPDAVALSTLLIACSQLGYLNQLRAVHGYLYHFCLEKDVPIINYLIAAYSKWGLFNYAQALFQNMIDRSLASWNTMIDACGMHGRCMEALELFDEMQREKVKPDGVTFTSLLAACSHAGRIEEGLHLFRSMIDDHLIIPREEHYSCMVDLLSRAGQLEEAYNLMKCFPFKGNASTLGPLLGACMVHQHSELGETIGTHLLSLDPENTGAYTLMSNMYAGAGRWDDAQRVRDAAKARGLKKLPGYSLVGAAKRVPLKTFPYDWG from the coding sequence ATGCCACTCTGTCTCTACCAATTGGGGTatcttctctcccttaaaaaccGCTCTAGGATAGCCTCTTTTGGAGTGTTGAACCTCGTCTCGAGGCGTTTTGGGAATCACGGTCATGTAGTGAAAGACGATCTTACTGGAAGACCTCTACCGCTCTTAGAAATATGTCGACAATCTCAAGATATTGAATCTCTTAGACAGACTCATGCTCATGCCTGTGTTCATGGGCTTTCAAATGATAACGTGTTGGGTACCAAGATTTTGGGCTGCTATGCTAATTATGGATACCTGGATGAAGCAAGAAGGGTCTTCGATCTTATTTCCCATAGAGATTCTCATCCATGGGACACTGCCATTCTGGGGTACTTCAGAAAAGGGTTCTTTCAGGAGGTTTTGGGGTTGTATTCTGGTATGAAGGAAGAAGTCGGTATTGGCAGTTTTGCCTGTACTTTCGCTTTCAAGAGCTGCGCGGAGCTGGGATGCCTGAGGGTTGCCAGAGGGATTCATGGTGATAGCTTAAAACTTGGATTCGACAAGGATCGGTTTGTTGGTGCTTCTCTTATCAATTGCTATATGAATTGCAGATTTTTATATGATGCTCAGAAAGTGTTCGACGCAATTTCACATAGAGATGTTGTTATCTGCACGGCTATGATCTCTGGCTTTCTGCAGAATAGTGCGGAACTTGGCGCCTGGATGGCTTGTAGAATAGCCTTTGACATGCAAACTGAAGGGATTTTGCCAAACCGTGTAACACTCATGAGCTTGCTCAAGGCCGCTTCGAGATTAGAGTCTCTTAGCATTGGTAAGTCGATTCATTGTTATGCTATTCGAATGGGAAGGGATACCGACGATGAAGTATTTGAGACGTGTCTTATTGAAATGTATATGAGTTGTGGTGCAGAAGGTATCTCGAGATATCTGTTCTCCAATGCAAAGACAAAATCTGTAGTCACTTGGAATGTGATGATCACGAGCTACATTCAGTGTGGTCGACCATCAGATGCCTTTGAGGTTTTCCATCTCatgaaaaatgaaggaaatgtaTCACCAGATGCAATCACCCTATCGAATCTTGTTCTAGGATGTACTCACTTGAAGTGCATTCGTGAAGGCCTAAGCATTCATGGATACATTATCAGAAGGGGTGTCCTTCTCGATTTAGTGGGAAACACGGCTTTGATTGAAATGTATGCTTTCTCGAAAAGTATAAGCATTGCCAGAAAAATGTTCGATGAAATGGAAACAAGGGATGCGGTTTTGTTCAATGTTATGCTAGCGGCGTATCTTCGATTCATGTTGGTCAATGAGGCTTTCAGTTTGTTTACTACAATGGGGAGCATTGGTGTTAAACCCAATGTGGTGACAGTACTAAATTTGTTGTCAGGGTGCCTGGTTTTGCCGAACCTTCAAGAAGGCAGTCAGATCCATGGAATGACCATAAAATGTGGTTATGATTTGGACACGGCAGTAACCAACCAGATCATAGACTTGTATGCTAAACATGGACACCTTGCTGATGCAAGGGCGCTGTTTAACAGAACGAGCCCAAAGGATTTGATCTCATGGACATCAATGATGATGGGTTATGTGAACCAAGGGCATGCTGGCGAAGcattaaatttgttttcagtgaTGCACGGAACTGGGCAGAAGCCTGACGCTGTTGCTCTTTCGACTTTGCTAATTGCATGCAGTCAACTTGGTTATCTGAACCAACTGAGAGCAGTTCATGGATATCTATATCATTTTTGCTTAGAGAAGGATGTTCCCATCATCAACTATCTGATTGCTGCTTATTCCAAGTGGGGATTATTTAATTATGCACAAGCTTTGTTTCAAAATATGATAGATAGGTCGTTGGCTTCATGGAACACAATGATTGATGCTTGCGGAATGCATGGGAGGTGCATGGAAGCGCTCGAGCTGTTTGATGAGATGCAGAGGGAAAAGGTAAAGCCAGATGGAGTAACCTTCACTTCCCTGTTAGCTGCTTGCAGCCATGCTGGTCGCATAGAAGAGGGCTTGCATCTCTTTCGTTCAATGATTGATGATCACTTGATCATTCCACGTGAAGAGCACTACTCTTGCATGGTTGATTTATTGAGCAGAGCTGGTCAACTTGAAGAAGCATATAATCTTATGAAGTGCTTTCCATTCAAAGGTAATGCTAGCACCTTAGGACCTTTGCTTGGTGCTTGTATGGTTCACCAGCACTCCGAGTTGGGAGAGACCATAGGAACGCATCTTCTATCTTTAGACCCAGAGAACACCGGCGCATACACACTTATGTCGAACATGTATGCCGGTGCTGGAAGATGGGATGATGCACAAAGAGTCAGGGATGCTGCAAAAGCAAGAGGCTTGAAAAAGTTGCCTGGATATAGCTTAGTAGGAGCGGCCAAACGGGTTCCTTTAAAAACTTTTCCATATGATTGGGGTTAA
- the LOC116258826 gene encoding UDP-glycosyltransferase CGT-like produces MNSEKPWIVLVPSAGMSHILLFIRFAETIVKHGLNVVFVATKSTVSSAESHHIFQFLSSSPSIQPLWYDPLPLNPDFSHHKTADPYYLQLDALSRSKDVLLPLLSQLATKASIAAFISDIFLASSMCDVAESLSIPNYILYSSSATMLAFRTWFSSSEPNGDPIDEIRIPGVGAFPSYCVPPVLRNPEHLFTTVSRKNNRGLSRAAGVLINTCCKLEAESLQAIVIHLRHRRQ; encoded by the coding sequence ATGAACTCTGAGAAGCCATGGATTGTGCTGGTTCCTAGTGCCGGCATGTCTCATATCTTGCTGTTCATCCGCTTCGCTGAGACCATCGTCAAACACGGCCTCAACGTCGTCTTTGTTGCCACCAAATCCACAGTCTCATCTGCAGAATCACACCATATTTTCCAATTCCTTTCATCTTCTCCAAGCATACAACCTCTGTGGTACGACCCTCTTCCCCTGAATCCCGACTTTTCCCACCACAAGACCGCTGATCCATACTACCTACAGCTTGATGCCTTGAGCCGCTCGAAGGACGTACTTCTCCCTCTGCTAAGCCAACTTGCTACCAAGGCCTCCATCGCTGCCTTCATCTCCGACATCTTCCTTGCTTCATCCATGTGCGACGTCGCAGAATCACTCTCCATACCGAATTACATCCTCTATTCGTCCTCTGCAACCATGCTTGCTTTCCGTACTTGGTTCTCAAGCTCCGAACCTAATGGCGACCCGATCGACGAAATTCGGATTCCGGGCGTCGGTGCCTTCCCGTCTTACTGTGTCCCGCCGGTCTTAAGGAACCCCGAGCACCTCTTCACCACCGTGTCGCGCAAGAATAACCGAGGTCTAAGCAGAGCGGCTGGAGTTCTCATTAACACGTGCTGCAAGTTGGAGGCAGAGTCTCTACAGGCAATTGTCATTCATCTCCGACATCGCCGTCAGTGA